One Miscanthus floridulus cultivar M001 chromosome 11, ASM1932011v1, whole genome shotgun sequence DNA window includes the following coding sequences:
- the LOC136494817 gene encoding dihydrolipoyllysine-residue succinyltransferase component of 2-oxoglutarate dehydrogenase complex 1, mitochondrial-like, translated as MASRVASGLLRRRAGATLGLLRSYTHVRSYSSQHSALIPATSQCSNLTRKRCYLPNPSLFQVWSRSFASDNGDKFEAVVPFMGESVTDGTLANFLKKPGDRVEADEPIAQIETDKVTIDVASPEAGVIEKLIASEGDTVTPGTKVAIISKSAQPAETHVAPSEEATPKESSPPKVEEKPKVEEKGPKVEPPKMQAPKPTAPSKTSPSEPQLPPKERERRVPMPRLRKRIANRLKDSQNTFAMLTTFNEVDMTNLMKLRSDYKDEFVKKHGVKLGLMSCFVKAAVSALQNQPIVNAVIDGDDIIYRDYVDVSVAVGTSKGLVVPVVRDADTMNFADIEKGINNLAKKATEGALSIDDMAGGTFTISNGGVYGSLISTPIINPPQSAILGMHSIVQRPVVVNGDILARPMMYLALTYDHRLIDGREAVFFLRRIKDVVEDPRRLLLDI; from the exons ATGGCGTCCCGCGTCGCCTCgggcctcctccgccgccgcgccggcgcc ACACTAGGCCTCCTAAGGAGTTATACACATGTCAGAAGCTACAGCAGTCAACATTCTG CTTTGATTCCAGCTACTTCCCAATGCTCAAATCTGACGAG AAAACGCTGTTACTTACCTAATCCCTCTCTGTTCCAAGTTTGGAGTAGATCGTTTGCTTCAGACAACG GAGACAAGTTTGAGGCTGTTGTGCCCTTCATGGGAGAATCTGTTACTGATGGAACTCTTGCTAACTTCTTAAAGA AACCTGGAGACAGAGTCGAGGCCGATGAACCCATAGCGCAGATTGAAACTGATAAG GTCACTATAGATGTCGCAAGTCCTGAGGCTGGTGTTATTGAAAAG CTCATTGCTAGTGAAGGCGACACAGTTACTCCAGGCACTAAAGTTGCAATCATATCCAAGTCTGCTCAACCTGCTGAAACACATGTTGCTCCATCTGAGGAAGCAACTCCAAAAGAATCATCACCGCCGAAAGTTGAAGAGAAACCAAAGGTAGAGGAAAAAGGCCCAAAAGTAGAACCTCCCAAGATGCAAGCACCAAAGCCAACTGCACCATCAAAAACGTCCCCTTCAGAACCACAGCTCCCTCCAAAAGAACGAGAGCGGCGG GTGCCGATGCCAAGGCTCAGGAAGCGTATTGCAAACCGTCTTAAGGATTCTCAGAACACCTTTGCAATGCTGACTACATTTAATGAAGTTGACAT GACCAATTTGATGAAGCTTCGTTCTGATTATAAAGATGAATTTGTCAAAAAGCATGGTGTCAAATTGGGCCTAATGTCTTGCTTTGTCAAG GCTGCTGTTTCTGCACTTCAAAACCAACCAATTGTCAATGCTGTCATTGATGGTGATGACATCATATACAGAGACTATGTAGACGTCAGTGTTGCTGTTGGCACTTCCAAG GGCCTTGTGGTTCCTGTTGTCCGGGATGCTGATACCATGAACTTTGCTGACATTGAGAAAGGGATAAACAACCTTGCAAAGAAGGCAACTGAGGGGGCACTCTCAATTGATGACATGGCAGGAGGAACATTTACCATCTCCAATGGTGGTGTCTATGGAAGCCTCATCAGCACACCTATCATCAACCCCCCACAG TCGGCAATTCTTGGGATGCATTCCATTGTGCAACGCCCTGTGGTTGTGAATGGTGACATCCTCGCGAGGCCAATGATGTACCTCGCGCTGACATACGACCACAGGCTGATCGATGGCAGAGAGGCTGTCTTCTTCCTGCGGCGCATCAAGGATGTGGTCGAGGACCCCAGGAGGTTGCTGCTGGACATATAA
- the LOC136491792 gene encoding uncharacterized protein, whose amino-acid sequence MASNVVVVEADPWDPSDVTEEMLQSLVDGGLLCPVTDLSRPEWIAPYGELEPRPRNGYVGMRDVRSSPPPVPEDTGQRVINHAHADTQKKRKDAKAAKRTKHILVAPGASASSPAPLGRRAEADLGPAVAPSGAEADMPEARSLGKCTISPVSSAVTAEPVAVEATPPAPQRTEGASGSAEDRPAPMDVDAAPLPPPPPSRMRFAVAKLGLPRSNQKRPAGDLPLAPLKVLKASPGSSAHWVAEAQAAIQRGAASARVDPKEPAAQGRVAKVAPTRSDGAIVPFVAEAPGASGAEAMEAPVPMTAEAAVSAVGASASTEATMTEVGAPETAEAVIAEAGAPEVTTAVVMVARPSAQEAEMQAAEASAVPLAQGLPLLREKLGSEASRAAEASRVEAQWLKEQAEACQAETRRWELKAKGELRGLPSLT is encoded by the exons atggccagcaacgtcgtcgttgtcgaggcggacccttgggatccgtcggacgtcaccgaggagatgctccagtcgcttgtcgacggtggactcctctgCCCAGTGACAGACCTtagcaggccagagtggattgctccgtacggcgagctggagccgaggccccgcaacggctatgtc gggatgagggacgtgcgctcctccccgccgcccgttcccgaggacacgGGGCAGCGAGTGATCAACCACGCTCACGCCGACAcgcagaagaagcgaaaggatgctaaggcggcaaagcgcacgaagcacatcctt gtggcgcccggggcgtcggcaagcagcccggcacccctgGGAAGGAGAGCAGAAGCGGACCTGGGGCCGGCGGTGGCCCCctctggggccgaggccgacatgcccgaggcgcGGTCGTTAGGCAAATGCACCATCAGCCCGGTAAGCTCGGCGGTCACGGCggagccggtggcggtggaggcgacgccaccggccccacagaggaccgaaggggcatcggggtccgctgaggaccgaccggcgccgatggatgtAGATGcggcgccactgccgccgcctccgccgtcacggatgaggtttgccgtggcgaagctggggctgccccgttcgaa TCAGAAGCGGCCTGCGGGCGACCTCCCCTTAGCGCCCCTTAAAgtgcttaaggcgagccccggctcctctgcccactgggtggcggaggcacaagccgccatccaacgcggcgcggcgtcggcgagggtcgacccaaaggaaccGGCTGCCCAAGGAAGGGTTGCCAAGGTGGCCCCTACACGGTCGGATGGGGccatcgtgccctttgttgccgaggctcccggggcctctggggctgaggcgatggaggccccGGTGCCCATGACCGCCGAGGCCGCAGTGTCCGCGGTCGGCGCTTCTGCGTCTACCGAGGCCACAATGACGGaagtcggagcccccgagaccgccgaggccgtgattgcagaggctggagcccccgaggtcaccacggCCGTCGTGATGGTAGCGAGGCCATCTGCGCAGGAGGCAgagatgcaggcggcggaggcctcggccgtgcccttggctcagggcctgccgttgttgcgggaga agctggggagtgaagcctccagggcggccgaggcctctcgagtcgaggcccaGTGGTTGAAGGAGCAAGCTgaggcctgtcaggccgagacccgacgctgggagctgaaggccaagggtgagctccgtgggcttccgtccctaacttag